The Phoenix dactylifera cultivar Barhee BC4 chromosome 9, palm_55x_up_171113_PBpolish2nd_filt_p, whole genome shotgun sequence genome window below encodes:
- the LOC103721475 gene encoding uncharacterized protein LOC103721475 isoform X4, whose protein sequence is MDQRVEKLEKSLESLSTGQREIFNQMMEMFGNLSARMDQLVSQSTNEVAENSMRIHEEHSNSGGGFQHKNSISLFLPKTVRLDFPHFNGAEDPTSWVCRAEQFFQIHEIPSADRVSLASFHLEGEAQLWYQLLKQEMGVITWEQFKEGLHSRYGPNQFFDFFGELTKLRQTGTIAKYQTSFEKLLAKAGPMPQNRQVSCFVSGLCDAIRTDVQANRPTTLSSAIGLARLYEARDLSRRKATSLVPKGGSLSRNIVAAPSSSIPMKKMTTEELNERRRKGLCFRCNEKFGPGHRCKKLFLIQACLEDSDEDVEMETDSCDEHPVETPEISLHAIAGTRAHETMRVKGSLRHRAVIMLVDSGSTHNFVSERVAKAVGLQPNSSGQLAVMVASGERIASPGKCAHVPIKLQGVTIFIDFYLLPLEGYDVVLGAQWLSTLGPIVWDFSKLQMKFDMGGKEVVLHGLSIPENKVVNNFQLERVARKRKDGVLLQLYAMRGPQAQYFQLLLPTNVQQLLDKYKEVLSKPKGLPPRRAQDHRIPLQVGQGHVSVKPYRYPHYQKAEIEKLVADMLIGLIRPSNSPYSSPVILVKKQDSSWRMCVDYRALNRITIRDEYPIPVIDELLDELYGAQYFSKLDLRSGYHQIRVHPDDIEKTAFRTHQGHYEFLVMPFGLTNAPSSFQALMNEGRGTVVTGRVEQGTIKAGEDVEILGIMQGGPIKTTVTGVEMFKKVLDHGLAGDNVGLLLRGLKRGDVQRGQDKDLHCGKEGGRLVLGLSPKSSAEIFPALF, encoded by the exons ATGGATCAAAGAGTGGAGAAGCTAGAAAAGTCCTTGGAGTCACTTTCAACTGGACAGAGGGAAATCTTCAACCAAATGATGGAGATGTTTGGCAACCTTAGTGCTCGTATGGACCAGCTGGTGAGTCAATCCACAAATGAAGTTGCTGAGAATTCCATGCGAATTCATGAGGAGCATTCCAATAGTGGTGGTGGCTTTCAACATAAGAATTCTATCAGTTTGTTCTTACCCAAAACAGTGAGGTTAGACTTTCCCCACTTCAATGGAGCAGAAGACCCGACGAGTTGGGTGTGTAGAGCTGAACAATTCTTTCAAATTCATGAGATACCAAGTGCCGATCGTGTCTCTCTAGCATCTTTTCATCTTGAAGGTGAGGCACAACTTTGGTACCAATTGCTTAAACAAGAGATGGGGGTTATCACTTGGGAACAGTTCAAAGAGGGACTTCATTCTAGGTATGGTCCTAATCAGTTCTTTGATTTCTTTGGAGAGCTCACTAAATTAAGGCAAACTGGTACGATAGCAAAATATCAAACAAGCTTTGAGAAGTTGCTTGCTAAAGCTGGGCCTATGCCACAAAATAGACAGGTGAGCTGCTTTGTTAGTGGCCTATGTGATGCGATTCGCACTGATGTGCAGGCTAACAGACCCACCACCTTGTCTTCAGCCATTGGGTTGGCTCGTTTATATGAAGCAAGAGATCTCTCCCGCCGAAAGGCCACTTCACTTGTTCCGAAGGGTGGTTCTCTTTCTCGCAATATAGTTGCGGCACCTTCATCCTCAATTCCCATGAAGAAGATGACTACTGAAGAGTTAAATGAGCGAAGGAGAAAAGGGCTTTGTTTCAGATGCAATGAAAAGTTTGGCCCCGGGCATCGCTGCAAGAAGTTGTTCCTGATTCAAGCATGTTTGGAAGATAGTGATGAAGATGTAGAAATGGAAACTGATAGCTGTGATGAGCACCCAGTTGAAACACCAGAAATTTCCTTGCATGCCATTGCTGGAACACGGGCACATGAGACAATGCGAGTTAAAGGCAGCCTCAGACATAGGGCAGTTATTATGCTTGTGGATTCAGGAAGCACTCATAATTTTGTGAGTGAAAGGGTTGCAAAGGCAGTGGGTTTGCAGCCTAATTCCAGCGGCCAACTTGCAGTAATGGTAGCTTCTGGAGAAAGGATAGCTAGTCCAGGTAAATGTGCTCATGTCCCGATAAAATTACAAGGAGTTACAATATTCATTGATTTCTATTTATTACCACTTGAAggctatgatgttgttttagggGCTCAGTGGTTGAGCACACTGGGACCCATTGTGTGGGATTTCTCTAAGTTGCAGATGAAATTTGATATGGGAGGGAAAGAAGTGGTCTTACATGGCTTGTCAATCCCAGAAAATAAGGTGGTCAACAACTTCCAATTGGAACGTGTagctagaaaaagaaaagatggagTCCTGTTGCAACTATATGCCATGAGGGGCCCACAGGCACAATACTTTCAACTTCTACTTCCCACTAACGTGCAGCAACTCTTGGATAAATATAAGGAAGTACTATCAAAACCAAAGGGTCTTCCTCCCAGGAGAGCACAAGATCATAGGATCCCTCTACAAGTTGGTCAAGGGCATGTTTCAGTCAAACCATATCGATATCCTCATTATCAGAAAGCTGAGATAGAGAAGTTGGTAGCTGACATGCTTATTGGACTTATTCGGCCAAGCAACAGTCCTTATTCTTCTCCAGTCATCCTAGTGAAAAAACAAGACAGTTCGTGGCGAATGTGTGTAGACTACAGAGCCTTGAATCGAATAACAATTAGAGATGAATATCCAATTCCGGTGATTGATGAGCTTTTAGATGAATTATATGGTGCACAGTACTTCTCTAAATTGGATCTACGTTCCGGTTATCATCAAATACGGGTACATCCAGATGATATAGAGAAAACTGCTTTCCGGACTCATCAAGGCCATTATGAATTTTTGGTGATGCCTTTTGGCCTCACCAATGCACCTTCCTCCTTTCAGGCTCTCATGAATGAG GGACGTGGAACTGTTGTAACCGGACGTGTCGAACAAGGGACTATTAAAGCTGGAGAAGATGTTGAGATATTGGGTATAATGCAA GGTGGTCCTATAAAGACCACAGTAACTGGCGTAGAGATGTTCAAGAAGGTCTTGGACCATGGACTG GCTGGTGATAATGTGGGCTTACTTTTACGTGGCCTGAAGCGTGGAGATGTACAGCGTGGACAG GACAAAGATTTGCATTGCGGGAAGGAGGGAGGACGGTTGGTGCTGGGGTTGTCTCCAAAGTCATCAGCTGAGATTTTTCCAGCATTATTTTAG